Proteins co-encoded in one Ignavibacteria bacterium genomic window:
- a CDS encoding T9SS type A sorting domain-containing protein — MVTDAQKSPFVVYRWASETDTGRTVLSYTAADAAWRMGDMFSVSGKGADITIFAAVKDQPKVVKFTSSDSGKTFTSSVITLQGAKTSSSGNVSLAPDGSFYFKSYTTPIIHYTADGTVIDTIPASVVSSSITKIEYFELDGRKFIAGYMPAAGQAGTAEKLQIFNITTPKKTFLADESSSLGATANTNGTGSVEFMNIPNSGTDNYVFFLLGSNNGIGAFTLNPLYVPMPSEINWQKTAANGTKPAYFGSDYERSMAYGRISGEDKIFVVSRTGGPKIVVHDAFTGDSLYVIAKPKTDVGYFPLNVVGVSEDGVIYAANMTLDASTTPFTVYKWSSVDTAKSVISYKAAAAGSRMGDAFNVYGKASDNSLTIFCGVKDKGQLVKFTTTDNGNTFTPTVITLEGASFSSMPNIALLKDGSFYFKTYSKPLIHYSADGKMLDTVKAANSSSTNIKYFEMNNRKYIAAYLPFAGQTGPSENVNIIDVTDPAKSFLSAVTPSLGAVKNLNGAGSVQVLKYSKDSREVVVFFVMGSNNGIAAFTYNDDMKLGVNDTLFFGNTKTLLANPYGAGFVAGANSYGDLGKYQRFDMFKDDEVNAVKYYFGYKKITGTPDTLSLNIRTFADGKPGKILRTIKVTTDKIDTTGQGNVFFLDSTLVVPDSGKIFVGAEWATASDDTVALFSDKNGEGDKKSRAWELYSDNSWGYFDQPGSVTWGLDVDLWISVFYKKGPQITAVEETGKQRPSGYALEQNYPNPFNPSTMIKFNLKTGAKVSLKVYNILGMEVANLVNGFMPAGQQFVSFNASKLASGIYIYSLKVEGMDGSKFNSVRKMMLLK, encoded by the coding sequence ATGGTAACCGACGCACAGAAATCACCTTTTGTCGTTTACAGATGGGCAAGTGAAACCGATACCGGCAGGACAGTCCTTTCCTATACTGCTGCAGATGCTGCCTGGAGAATGGGCGATATGTTCAGCGTGTCCGGTAAAGGTGCCGACATCACAATTTTTGCTGCCGTAAAGGACCAGCCAAAAGTTGTTAAATTCACTTCTTCTGACTCAGGCAAGACTTTCACCTCATCAGTTATTACTCTTCAGGGTGCAAAAACAAGCTCAAGCGGTAACGTTTCGCTTGCTCCCGACGGAAGCTTTTACTTTAAGTCTTATACTACTCCTATAATCCACTATACTGCCGATGGAACAGTCATTGACACAATTCCTGCAAGTGTAGTATCCTCATCAATTACAAAAATCGAATATTTTGAACTTGATGGCAGGAAGTTCATCGCCGGATATATGCCTGCAGCAGGCCAGGCAGGAACCGCCGAAAAACTTCAGATATTCAACATAACTACTCCAAAGAAAACTTTCCTTGCCGATGAATCTTCTTCATTGGGTGCAACTGCAAATACAAACGGAACCGGCTCTGTTGAATTTATGAATATTCCCAATAGCGGAACAGACAATTACGTATTCTTCCTGCTCGGTTCAAATAATGGTATTGGCGCCTTTACGCTCAACCCGCTTTACGTGCCTATGCCTTCTGAAATAAACTGGCAAAAAACAGCTGCTAATGGCACAAAGCCGGCTTATTTTGGCTCCGACTATGAAAGAAGCATGGCTTACGGAAGAATTAGCGGCGAAGATAAAATTTTTGTCGTAAGCCGCACGGGCGGACCTAAGATCGTAGTCCACGATGCCTTTACTGGCGACAGCCTCTATGTCATAGCTAAACCTAAGACTGACGTGGGATACTTCCCGCTTAACGTCGTTGGCGTTTCTGAAGATGGCGTGATCTATGCCGCAAATATGACACTCGATGCTTCAACTACACCGTTTACGGTTTATAAATGGAGTTCAGTGGATACTGCCAAATCTGTCATCTCCTATAAAGCTGCCGCTGCAGGCTCAAGAATGGGCGATGCTTTTAATGTTTATGGAAAGGCTTCGGATAATTCACTTACAATCTTCTGCGGCGTCAAGGATAAGGGACAGCTGGTGAAATTTACCACTACCGACAACGGTAATACATTCACTCCTACCGTAATCACCCTTGAAGGCGCTTCATTCAGCTCAATGCCTAATATTGCTCTCTTAAAAGATGGATCTTTCTACTTTAAGACCTACAGCAAACCGCTTATCCATTATTCGGCAGACGGCAAAATGCTTGATACGGTTAAGGCTGCAAACAGCTCTTCAACCAATATCAAATATTTCGAAATGAATAACAGAAAATATATAGCTGCATATTTACCGTTCGCAGGTCAGACAGGACCTTCTGAAAACGTTAACATTATAGACGTAACTGATCCTGCAAAATCTTTCCTCTCGGCTGTTACCCCGTCACTTGGGGCAGTTAAGAACCTTAACGGCGCTGGCTCTGTTCAGGTGCTTAAATATTCAAAAGACAGCAGGGAAGTTGTCGTTTTCTTTGTTATGGGCTCAAATAACGGCATTGCCGCATTTACTTATAACGATGATATGAAGCTTGGCGTGAACGATACACTGTTCTTTGGTAATACGAAAACCCTCCTTGCTAATCCTTATGGCGCTGGTTTCGTTGCCGGTGCGAACAGCTACGGCGACCTGGGAAAATATCAGCGCTTCGATATGTTTAAGGACGATGAAGTTAATGCCGTTAAATACTATTTCGGCTATAAGAAAATTACCGGTACGCCGGATACACTAAGCCTCAATATCAGAACTTTTGCCGACGGAAAGCCGGGAAAAATTCTGAGAACTATTAAGGTTACTACGGATAAAATAGACACCACGGGACAGGGAAATGTGTTCTTCCTGGATTCTACTCTGGTTGTACCTGATTCTGGTAAAATCTTTGTTGGTGCCGAATGGGCTACAGCTTCCGATGATACTGTTGCCCTCTTTTCTGATAAAAATGGCGAGGGTGACAAAAAATCACGCGCTTGGGAACTCTACAGTGATAATTCCTGGGGATATTTCGACCAGCCGGGTTCAGTGACATGGGGGCTGGATGTCGACTTATGGATCTCTGTATTCTACAAGAAAGGCCCACAGATTACTGCTGTTGAAGAAACCGGAAAGCAGAGGCCTTCTGGATATGCTCTTGAACAGAACTATCCTAATCCTTTCAACCCATCAACAATGATTAAATTCAACCTTAAGACCGGAGCTAAAGTATCACTAAAAGTATATAATATACTTGGAATGGAAGTTGCAAACCTCGTCAACGGCTTCATGCCTGCAGGCCAGCAGTTTGTCAGCTTCAATGCTTCAAAGCTCGCAAGCGGTATCTATATCTATAGCCTGAAGGTTGAAGGCATGGATGGAAGTAAATTTAACTCTGTTAGAAAAATGATGCTCCTTAAATAA